TCCACTGCAAAGCCGTGGTTTTGGCTGGTAATCATCACAGTGCCTTGTTTGATGTCTTGAACTGGATGGTTGGCACCGTGGTGACCAAACTTCATTTTCTTCGTCTTAGCGCCACTGGCCAATGCCAACAATTGGTGACCAAGGCAGATACCGAATACAGGAATCTCCGTTTCTAGAATTGCTTTAATAGCCGCAATCGCGTAATCGCATGGCTCTGGGTCACCAGGGCCATTCGACAGGAAAATGCCATCTGGATTCAAAGCTAAAACGTCACTTGCCGGCGTTTGGGCAGGTACGACTGTTAAGCGGCAACCACGCTCAACAAGCATACGTAAAATGTTTCGTTTCACACCGAAATCATAGGCAACAACATGAAATTCGGCGTTGTCTGGTGTCGTGTGACCTTTCACTAGATCCCAAGTAGACTCAGTCCAATGGTAAGTGTCTTGTACCGTCACTTCTTTGGCCAAATCCATTCCTTTGAGACCGGGGAAGGCACGTGCCGCGGCAATGGCTTCTTCTTCATTGATGTTTTCACCAGCCATGATACAACCCGCTTGCGCCCCTTTTTCACGGAGAATACGAGTAAGCTTACGGGTATCAATGTCGGCAATACCGACTACACCTTTACGTTCTAGGTAAGCTGATAAGGTTTCTTCTTTACGCCAACTGCTGGCCAGTAAAGGCAGGTCTCGAATAATTAAGCCCGAGCACCACACTTGATTGGATTCTTCATCTTCTGAGTTGACACCAGTATTACCAATATGT
The window above is part of the Marinomonas sp. THO17 genome. Proteins encoded here:
- the carA gene encoding glutamine-hydrolyzing carbamoyl-phosphate synthase small subunit — protein: MATSAILALEDGTIFKGVSIGANGSSTAEVVFNTSMTGYQEILTDPSYARQMVTLTYPHIGNTGVNSEDEESNQVWCSGLIIRDLPLLASSWRKEETLSAYLERKGVVGIADIDTRKLTRILREKGAQAGCIMAGENINEEEAIAAARAFPGLKGMDLAKEVTVQDTYHWTESTWDLVKGHTTPDNAEFHVVAYDFGVKRNILRMLVERGCRLTVVPAQTPASDVLALNPDGIFLSNGPGDPEPCDYAIAAIKAILETEIPVFGICLGHQLLALASGAKTKKMKFGHHGANHPVQDIKQGTVMITSQNHGFAVDEDSLPANVVMTHKSLFDGSLQGISRTDKKAFSFQGHPEASPGPHDVAPLFDQFIDNIKASKA